The following proteins are co-located in the Triticum aestivum cultivar Chinese Spring chromosome 1A, IWGSC CS RefSeq v2.1, whole genome shotgun sequence genome:
- the LOC123058813 gene encoding glycerol-3-phosphate acyltransferase 5, with translation MRPLPSIPRPTPTSHTPTLTTTSEVQQTSSVARSSVGRRRMAAMPSSVVAELEGTLLRDACTFPYFMLVAFEASGLPRFAALLALWPALRLLELLLGRGGLALRCAAFVATAGVPRAELEAVARAVLPKFMADDVDPTAWAAFGACEGRRVVVTRMPRVMVEWFAREHLGAHDVVGCDVEYSRLRRCTGLLKGGRDEAVAERVRALFRDGDRPDLGLGRSEMARSFLPLCKEQLQPPFSADDDDVAKRPKCPPFRPVIFHDGRLVRRPTALMSIAILLWIPLGVLLAIVRITLGIVLPIQALPYVAPFVGGAVITRGRPPAPTTGANGSPTGVLFVCTHRTLMDPVALAFVLGRRVAAVTYSLSRLSEVLSPIPTVRLTRDRDTDAARMRAELARGDVAVCPEGTTCREPFLLRFSALFAELSDRIVPVATNYRVGLFHPTTARGWKAMDPIFFFMNPRPVYEVTFLNQLPAEATCAAGRSPVDVANYVQRILAATLGFECTTFTRKDKYRVLAGNDGIVGAKAAATATAATKPGWQRRVREVLGFLRFTKID, from the exons ATGCGCCCGCTCCCTTCCATTCCTCGTCCGACTCCCACCTCGCACACTCCCACGCTCACAACTACGTCCGAGGTGCAGCAGACCAGCTCGGTGGCAAGATCGTCGGTCGGTCGACGACGCATGGCGGCCATGCCGTCGTCGGTGGTGGCGGAGCTGGAGGGCACGCTGCTGCGCGACGCCTGCACCTTCCCCTACTTCATGCTCGTGGCGTTCGAGGCGTCCGGCCTGCCGCGCTTCGCCGCGCTGCTGGCGCTCTGGCCGGCGCTGCGCCTGCTGGAGCTGCTGCTGGGCCGGGGCGGCCTGGCGCTGCGCTGCGCGGCGTTCGTGGCCACGGCCGGGGTGCCGCGGGCGGAGCTGGAGGCCGTGGCGCGCGCCGTGCTGCCCAAGTTCATGGCCGACGACGTCGACCCCACCGCGTGGGCGGCCTTCGGGGCCTGCGAGGGGAGGCGCGTCGTCGTCACCCGCATGCCCCGGGTCATGGTCGAGTGGTTCGCCAGGGAGCACCTCGGCGCGCACGACGTCGTCGGCTGCGACGTCGAGTACAGCCGGCTCAGGCGGTGCACCGGGCTCCTCAAGGGCGGCCGCGACGAGGCCGTCGCCGAACGCGTGCGCGCGCTTTTCCGGGACGGCGACCGGCCGGACCTCGGTCTGGGCCGGTCGGAAATGGCACGATCGTTCTTGCCCTTGTGCAAG GAGCAACTCCAGCCGCCGTTCTCCGCGGACGACGACGACGTGGCGAAGCGACCGAAGTGCCCTCCGTTTCGCCCGGTCATCTTCCACGACGGTCGGCTCGTGCGCCGGCCGACGGCGCTCATGTCCATCGCCATCCTCCTCTGGATCCCCCTCGGCGTCCTCCTCGCCATCGTCCGCATCACGCTCGGCATCGTCCTCCCCATCCAGGCCCTCCCCTACGTCGCCCCCTTCGTCGGCGGCGCCGTCATCACGCGCGGCCGGCCCCCCGCCCCGACTACCGGCGCCAACGGCTCGCCCACGGGCGTCCTCTTCGTCTGCACGCACCGCACGCTCATGGACCCGGTGGCGCTCGCGTTCGTGCTCGGCCGGCGCGTGGCCGCCGTGACCTACTCCCTCTCCCGGCTCTCGGAGGTCCTGTCGCCGATCCCGACGGTGCGGCTGACGCGCGACCGCGACACGGACGCGGCGCGGATGCGGGCGGAGCTGGCGCGGGGCGACGTGGCGGTGTGCCCCGAGGGCACCACCTGCCGGGAGCCCTTCCTGCTCCGCTTCTCGGCGCTGTTCGCGGAGCTGAGCGACCGGATCGTCCCCGTGGCGACCAACTACCGCGTGGGGCTCTTCCACCCGACGACGGCGCGGGGGTGGAAGGCCATGGAccccatcttcttcttcatgaACCCGCGGCCGGTGTACGAGGTGACGTTCCTGAACCAGCTCCCCGCCGAGGCGACGTGCGCCGCCGGGAGGAGCCCCGTCGACGTCGCCAACTACGTGCAGAGGATACTCGCGGCCACGCTGGGGTTCGAGTGCACCACCTTCACCCGCAAGGACAAGTACCGGGTGCTCGCCGGCAACGACGGCATCGTCGGCGCCAAGGCCgccgcgacggcgacggcggcgaccaagcCAGGATGGCAGCGCCGGGTCAGGGAGGTGCTCGGGTTCTTGCGCTTCACCAAGATCGATTAA